Genomic DNA from Hypanus sabinus isolate sHypSab1 chromosome 14, sHypSab1.hap1, whole genome shotgun sequence:
ATatgcaccaggctcaaggattcTGCTATTgtaactgttgtgtatttaatatttcagtaatacttgagcGATCCCTACGGAAAGCAGAGATTATATGTTggtcctggaggctggtggggtggtaggtgagaacaaccAGCCCACCaccctccgggtccaacatataattctccgtaacttctgccacctccactgggatcccaccaccaagcacacctttccctccccccccccttctgctttctgtagggatcgctccctatgcgactccattgtccattcgtaccccccccccccccatcccttcccaccaatctccctcctggcacttacccttgtaagcagaacaagtgctacacctgtccttacacttccttcctcaccactattcagggccccagacagtccttccatgtaaggcaacacttcacccgtgagtcagTTGGTGTGATaaactgcatctggtgctcccggtgtggccttttatatacgcagactgggagaccgttttgccgaacacctacactctgtccaccagagaaagcaggatctcccagtagccacacattttaattccatgtcctattcccattctgatatgtctatccatggcctcctctactgtcaagatgaagccacactcaggttggaggaacaacaccttatattccgtctgggtagcctccaacctgatggcatgaacaatgatttctctaacttccgttactgcccccctccccttcttaccccagcccttatttatttattattccccccctttttcttcttttctctctctgtccctgtcacaatcactccttgcctggcctccctctggtgctcccctccccctttctttctccctaggcctcctgtcccatgatcctctcccttctccagctgtgtatcccttttgccaatcaactttccggctcttagcttcatccctccccctcctgtcttctatcattttggatttctccctccccctcctactttcatatctcttactatcttttctttcaattagtcctgacgaacggTCTTGGTCCgagacgtcgactgtacttcttcctatagatgctgcctggcctgctgcattccaacagcattttgtgtgagttctaAGAAATAATTAAGGTTGCTTTATGGTCTAACGAATGTGTAACCAATTTAGAGCTGCTTTAGTCACTTGTAAAAGGATAACAGTGTTATAACTAATAATCCTGCATAAATCTTAAGGTCAATGGATTTCGCTTTTGTTAATTTGATTTCACTAGTTAAATGCAAAACAATTCTGGTGACTACACCATgtgctcttctcactgctacattCCTACACGAAGTGTTGTTGAAGGAAAGTCGAGTCCATCGTCAGAAACCCCACACCCAGGTTATGTtcttttctcattgttgccatcaggaagaatttagaaacttcaggactcacactgcaaggttcaggaacagttatcagccctcaaccatcaggctcttgaaccacaggggataacttcactcaactgtactcaccccaacactcaagagttcctacaacctatggactcactttcaaggaccttcatctcatgttctcgatatttattgcttgtttatttatttattattattgcttcttttttcattttgtatttgcacagtttgttgtcttttgcacattggttgtttatctgttttgtcatgtatggtttttcattgattccattgtgtttcattgtagttactgtgaatgcccacaagaaaatgaatctcagtgttgcatATAGtcacatacatgtactttgataataaatttactttgaacattaatcATCACATAATATTGTTCCTCATCACTCAGTAAAATTAGTTTTCTGGCTTCTAATAGATCATATACACAATTTATTTCCATCTATTTCCTTAACTTCTGCCATCATTAGGATACCTTTCAAGCTCCTAACAACCACAATAAAAACTTAGGTACCAAATTTCGATTTTAAAAAGTAACAGAACTTCTGGGTTCCTATGAGTCATGGAATAAATAATCTATTTATTTGCAATTTGAACtaattaaaattaattaaatgaagttcaatgtagtatatggtgacacgtacatacttcgataataaatttactctgaacattGAACTTTAAAAGTCTGCAAGTAGATATCATATTTACATGAAATATTACTTTTAAGTTACAAAAATTTAATTGTTTTGCAACAATATGTTCACAGGAAATGCAGTAAATTAGATTTTATGGACTAATCTTCAGGTCAATTGCTCTAATTTTTGTGCTTACCTTCAAAGATAAGGATCCAGCTGCCACAAAGTGGTCAGCGTCAATGACAGAAGACAGAAGGCCAGCTAAAATTACCTCATAAAAATCACTCTTCTTTCTCAATCCAATGACAATAGCCCAAGACCACAGTCCGATGACACCATGCACAGTGTTGTCTGAAAGAGCCCTAAGCCAATCGTTGCTCTGTATTAATGAAAGCTGTAAACACTGATCAGAGAGGAAGCAGAAGATTCCTAGTCCAATACTTGAAATGACTGATGCTGTGCTGAATGTTTTCAGCAGTGCTTGAGCATGTTCTGTCTCTGTTGCCATTGCAATCGTTGACTGTTTTGACTTGAACATTGTTCAATGTATCATCCATGATATTTTACATCCATGTTCCTCATTCTAGACCAAGGAAATAACAGGTTTTGTTAGTGGCAACCTCAAAGTTCAATTATATGAGAACACATTTGTTACCCTTCTGGTGGTCTGATTCAAGTGAAGTGAATGTTCTACTGTATAATAACTAGATCAAAGAAGGAAACAGTTTGTAAAACAACAATCTTTCAACCGTCTGTATACAGGTCTGCTATAACACAAAGTTTCTTCGGAATGCAAATAGTATGTTGTAGAAAATGGTATTATAAAAAATTTGTGtaaataggttaaaaggttagggGCTGAAGAATTTTAGACTCACAAAATGTTATTTGCTATAATCTTGCTGTGTTACCGCAACTTAAAATACTAAAGGCTGGATGCTATTTCCTTTAATTGAGTATTATTGTATAAGTGTCAATAGAAGCGATTGCTTGTCAATTTTGAATGGCCTCCTCAGGTGAAACTAGCAGGCTGTATTTTTAAGCAAAATTAGTGACTCCAGAGAGGTTACATACAAACAGGGCTCCCAACACCATCCCACAAGCCCCTCCCAGAAATATTTTGTCTACTTGTCAATTTTTAAAGTAATTCTTAA
This window encodes:
- the LOC132404451 gene encoding transmembrane protein 267-like, whose translation is MFKSKQSTIAMATETEHAQALLKTFSTASVISSIGLGIFCFLSDQCLQLSLIQSNDWLRALSDNTVHGVIGLWSWAIVIGLRKKSDFYEVILAGLLSSVIDADHFVAAGSLSLKAALHLPQRPPLHCSTVIPVAAFSVKLAMWILRLKDSWCFLPWMVSISWVSHHVRDGVRHGLWFCPFGSTAAVPYWTYIAITSSFPHLCSVLMYMTGTKETMSMSHGIAIDV